The Marinihelvus fidelis genome segment GGAAGGCAAAAGAGGCGGGGCTGTCTCTCGAAGGCTCGGCCATGGGTTCGGATGCCTTCTTCCCGTTCCGGGACTCCATCGACGCCGCGGCCGAAGCCGGCATCAAGGCCATCATCGAGCCGGGTGGCTCGATGCGTGACGACGAGGTGATCGCCGCGGCCAACGAGCACGGCATCGCCATGGTCTTCACCGGCATGCGCCACTTCCGGCACTGAGGAGCAGGCGATGAATGTGCTGGTGATTGGCAGTGGCGGGCGCGAGCATGCGCTGGCCTGGGCGGCGGCGAAATCGCCACTGGTTGAGACCGTTTACGTGGCGCCCGGCAATGCCGGCACCGCGACCGAGCCGGGCGTCGAGAACGTCGCCATCGGCGTCGGCGACCACGACGCACTGGTGGCGTTTGCCAGCGACAACGACGTCGGTCTGACCATCGTCGGCCCGGAAGACCCGCTGGCGAACGGCGTGGTCGACCGCTTCAACGCGGCCGGGCTGGACTGTTTCGGCCCCAGCGCCGCCGCGGCGCAGCTGGAAGGCTCCAAGGCCTACGCCAAAGACTTCATGACCCGCCACGGCATTCCCACGGCGGCCTACGGCGAGTTCACCGACATCGACGCCGCCGTCGCCTTCATCCGCGAGCGCGGTGCGCCCATCGTGGTCAAGGCAGACGGCCTGGCCGCCGGCAAGGGCGTGATCCTGGCCGATACCGAGGCCGAGGCCGAAGCCGCCGTGCGCGACATGCTGGCCGGGAACGCCTTCGGCGATGCCGGCCACCGCGTGGTGGTCGAGGAATTCCTGGAAGGCGAGGAAGCCAGCTTCATCGTCATGGCCGACGGCGTGAACGTGCTGCCGCTGGCCACCAGCCAGGACCACAAGGCGGCACATGAAGGCGACACCGGCCCTAACACCGGCGGCATGGGCGCCTACTCCCCTGCCCCGGTCATCGACCCCGCTGTCGCGCCGGACATGTACCAGCGCGCCATGACTGATGTCATCCTGCCCACTATCCGCGGCATGGCGGCGGACGGCGCGCCGTTTACCGGCTTCCTGTACGCCGGACTGATGATTTCGCCGGCGGGCGAGCCGAAGGTGCTGGAATTCAATGTCCGCTTCGGCGACCCCGAGACCCAGCCCGTGCTGATGCGGCTGCGCTCCGACCTGGTTGCGCTCTGCAAGGCAGCCTGTGCCGGCCAACTGGACACCGTGGAAGCCGAATGGGACCCGCGCCCGGCCCTGGGCGTGGTCATGGCCGCCGATGGCTACCCGGGCAGCTACCCGAAGGGCGACACCATCACCGGCCTGGACAGCGACTTCGGCGCCGACGTGAAAGTCTTTCATGCTGGCACCGCACTGAAAGACGACGCCGTCGTTACTTCTGGCGGGCGCGTGCTGTGCGTCACCGCACTCGGTGACAGCGTCGGCTCGGCCCAGCAGGCCGCCTACACGGCACGGCAGAAGATTGACTGGAACGGCGCCTGGAGCCGGCCGGACATCGGCCATCGCGCCATCGCGCGGGAGAACCGCTGACCCGTGGATGTCTCGCACCTGCTCGATGGCCTGAACGAGGCCCAGCGTGAAGCCGTCACCAGCACCGCCCCGCACAACCTGGTGCTGGCCGGCGCCGGCAGCGGCAAGACCCGCGTCCTGATTCACCGCCTGGCCTGGCTGATCCAGGTCGAGCATGTCTCGCCACTGGGCATTCTGGCCGTGACCTTTACCAACAAGGCCGCCGGCGAGATGCGCGAGCGCGCCCAGGACCTGCTGGAAGTGTCCACGCGGCCGTTGTGGATCGGCACCTTCCATGGTATCGCCCACCGCCTGCTGCGCATGCACTGGCGCGAGGCGGGCCTGCCCGAGCAATTCCAGATCCTGGATTCGGAAGACCAGCAGCGGCTGATCAAGCGGCTGATGCGCGACGAGGGCATGGACGAGAACCAGTGGCCGGCCCGGCAGGCGCAGTGGTTCATCAACCAGCGCAAGGATGAGGGCCAGCGCCCGGACGCCATCGAGACCGAGGGTCACCCACTCACCGCCGGCTGGACACAGATCTACCAGCTTTACCAGGACTACTGCGACCGCGCCGGCCTGGTGGATTTCGCCGAGTTGCTGCTGTGCGCGCACGAACTCTGGCTCAACAACGACGAACTGCTGGCGCACTACCGCAACCGCCTGCGCCATATCCTGGTCGACGAGTTTCAGGACACCAACACCATCCAGTACGCGTGGATCCGGATGCTGGCCGGCAGCAGCGGCCAGACCTTCGTGGTGGGCGATGACGACCAGTCCATCTACGGCTGGCGCGGCGCCCGGGTCGAGAACGTGCGCGCCTACACGCGCGATTTCCCCGACGTCAAAACCGTCCGCCTGGAGCAGAACTACCGTTCCACCGGCAACATCCTGTCGGCGGCCAATGGCCTGATCGCGCACAACGAGTCGCGCATGGGCAAGAACCTGTGGACCGACGACGAACCGGGCCAGCCGATCCGCATCTACGCTGCCTTCAACGAGCAGGAGGAAGCGCGATTCGTGGTCAGCCAGTTGCGTCAGTGGATCGACGAGGGCCGGCGCGCCAGCGATGCCGCCATTGTTTACCGCACCTCGGCGCAGTCGCGGCTGTTCGAAGAATTCCTGATGCGCGAGTCGGTGCCCTACCGGGTCTACGGCGGCCTGCGATTCTTCGAGCGCGCCGAGATCAAGGACGCGCTGTCCTACCTGCGCCTGGTGCAAAACCCCAACGACGACGCGGCGCTGGAGCGTGTGATCAACACGCCCAACCGCGGCATCGGCCAGAAGACCGTGGAAACACTGCGCATGCAGTCGCGCGAGACCGGCTTGCCGCTGTGGCAGGCCGCGGGCCTGGCCATCGAGCAGGGCGTGCTGTCCGGCCGCGCCAGGACCACCGTGGCGGCCTTCATGCGCCTGGTCACCGACATGCGCGAGCGCCTGGGCGACTGGACCATGGGCAACCAGGTGCAGGGCGTGATCGACATGTCCGACCTGGCCAGCCACTACGAGAAGGAATCACGCGAGAAGATGGAATCGCGCATGGAGAACCTGCGTGAACTGGTCAACGCCGCCGACGCCTTCGTCATCCCGGCAGACGACGAAGAAGCCGGCATGACGCCGTTACAGTCCTTCCTCAGCCGCGCCGCCCTGGAAGCCGGTGAAACCCAGGGTGAGGAATGGGATGACTGCGTGCAGCTGATGACGCTGCACTCGGCCAAGGGCCTGGAGTTTCCGCTCGTGTTCATGGCCGGCATGGAAGACGGCCTGTTCCCGCACCAGCGCTCGGTCACCGAATCGGGCGGCAAGCTCGAGGAGGAACGGCGCCTGTGCTATGTGGGCATGACCCGCGCCATGGAGCAGCTGTACATGACCTACGCCGAGGTGCGGCGCATGTTCGGATCGGAGAACTACAGCCGGCCATCGCGCTTCCTGGGCGAAATCCCCGCCGAACACCTGCAGGAGATCCGCCCGCGTGCCCAGGTCAGCCAGCCCTGGGTCGCGGCGAAGCCGGCCCGCGCGCCGATTCCCGGCCACGACGACGGCATGCCGTTCAAGCACGGCCAGCGCGTGCATCACCGCAAGTTCGGTGAAGGCACGGTGATCACGTTCGAGGGGTCGGGCGAGCACGCGCGAGTGCAGGTGAACTTTAATCACGCCGGCACCAAGTGGCTGGTGCTGGCCTACGCGAACCTGGACAGCCTGTGAGCCAGGTCGCAACGGATACGCCCGCAGTGGCGGGCTCATCCGCGGGACGCGAGACCCGCATTGAGCTGCCATGGGGACGGCTCGCCGCCCTGCGTTTTGGCGCGCCCACCGGGCGAAGAGCGCTGTGCCTGCATGGCTGGATGGACAATGCCGCATCGTTCATTCCGCTGGCCCCATACCTGTGCGCCGATGATGCGCTCGACATGGTGGCGCTGGACCTGGCCGGCCATGGCCGCTCCGCCCATCGCCCCGAAACCTCGCGCTACTACTTCGCCGACTACCTGTTCGATATCGACCGGGTGCTTGATGAACTGGGCTGGGATGACTGCACGGTGATTGGCCATTCACTGGGCGCCGCACTGGGCTCCGCCTTCGCGGCGGCGGCACCGGAGCGCGTCAACGCGCTGGTCATGCTTGACGGCCTGGGGCTGGTGACCGAGCCGGCCGAGAAGGCCGCGGAGCGGCTGCGCAATGCCATGCGCGCGACGCGCAAGCCGCGCGAACACCGGCGTCGTTTCGCCACCCTGGAAGACGCCGCGGCCATTCGCCAGGCCAACAACCCGATGAGTGACACGGCGGCGCTGCTGCTGGCCGAGCGCGCCCTGGCCCCCGCCGATGACGGCTGGCGCTGGCGAACTGATGCCCGGGCGATGTGGCCGTCACCGGTGTTCATGACCGAGCCGCAGTCCGACGCCATCCTCGACGCCATTGAATGCCCGGTGCTGACCGTGCACACCCCCGTCGTCGAGCGCTGGACCAGCGCCGAACTCGTCGCCTCCCGTCTTGGCCGCTTGAAATGCGGCAACGACGTTCGCCTGCAAGGCGGCCACCATGTCCACATGGATGCCCCGGAACCGGTGGCGTCCGCGATCAACGATTTCCTGAAAACCCTGGAACCCGACCATGATTGAACGCCCCGACATCCCCGATTCCGACCGCCTGATCTTTGCCCTGGACGTGCCCGACATCGACCGCGCGCGTGAACTGATCGATACCCTGGGCGACGCGGTGATGTTCTACAAGCTGGGCCTGGAGTTTTTCCTCTCCGGCCATTATTTCGAGCTCGCCCACACGCTGAAGGACAACGGCAAGAAGGTCTTCGCCGACCTGAAACTGTTCGATATCCCGGCCACGGTGGCCGCGGCCGTCCGGCAGCTGGCGCGGCACGGCGTCGATTTCTGCACCATTCACGGCAACGACCGCATGCTGCAGGCCGCCGCCGCCGAGAAGGGTGACATGGGCATCCTCGCCGTCACCGCGCTCACCAGCCTGGACCAGGGCGACCTGGATGACCTGGGCTTCGACTGCGATGCCGAGCAACTGGTGCTGTCACGCGCGCGCCGCGCCCTCGCGCTGGGCTGCGACGGCGTGGTCTCTTCCGGGCTCGAAGTGCCGAAACTGCGCGAGGAAGTCGACCACGCCCTGCTGACGGTATGTCCGGGTATCCGGCCTGTACTCAACGACGAGGAAAGCGCCCATGGCGACCAGCAGCGCGTACTGACGCCGGGCAGCGCCATCGCCGGCGGCGCCGACTACCTGGTGGTGGGACGACCCATCCGCGATGCCGCCGACCCACGCGCCGCTGCCCTGGCCATCCAGGCCGAAATTGCCGCGACGCTGGCACGCTGATACCCTTTTCGAGGATTTCCAATTGCTTGGGTGTAAAACCTAAGTAAAAAAGTAGTTGACAGCAGTTAATTCGCAACATTAGGATACGCCCATAACTTAATAATAAGATTTACAAAAAGGCATTTCCTGGACGGGGGACTGCTGCCAGAACCGATCCTCTCCGGCTCCGCCGGACTTCCGGGCGGGCTTCGTGCCAGCCCGGATTTTTTATGCCCGCGTTTTGAGCCGGGGCACCTCTCTCACCCACCCAAACGCGCGTTCATTGACATATTTGTCATTATCTACACGTTTGTGACATCATGGGCCCAGATCACCCACCAGCCCAAAGCCAGACCGACCTCGATGTCATTGCAGAAAACCCTGAAGCCCCAGGATGTCGCCGCGCTCAGCAGCGGCGTTGAATCACTGCTTCGACGGCTGATCCGGGTGCTGGTGGGACATATGTCACTGACCAAGCTTGAAGAACTGGTCAGGCTGGTCTTCGTCGAAGAATCGGAACGGCAGCTACGGCGCGAGTTTCCCAACAAGGCGCCACCGATGTCGCAACTGGCCCTGCTCACCGGCCTGGACTCCCGTCCGCTCGGAAAGATCCGCAGTCACCCGGCTTATGGACAGGAGCGTGGTCCGGAAGCCAGTTTCATGCGCAATTTCACGTCGACGACCCGGCTGCTGGACAAGTGGTCGACAGACCCGGGTTACCTGGATGAGTCCACCGGCCGGCCGCTGCCCATCACGATCCAGGGCCAGGCACCCAGCATCGAGAGCCTGATGAAATCGGCCGGATTTATCCGTGGCGTCACCGCCCGCTCGGTGGCCGAGCGCCTGGAACTGGGTGGCGCCGCCACGTGGGACCGCAAGACCGGCGTACTGACGCTGGTCACGGAGAAATTCCTGCCGTCCACCAATGCTGACCTGGCCGGTGCCGTCGAGGTGGGCTTCAATGCCATCGGCCACCTGGTCGACACGGTACTGACAAACCTGGAGCGCCTGGACGAAGGCCAACCCCGCGACTACCAGCGCGCCTACTGGTCGAACAGGATCGCTCCGCACCAGGTCGAGGCCTTCCAGGCACGGATCACGCAGATGATGACCGAGTTCGAAGACCAGGGGCTGGCGCTGCTTGGCGAATACGAGATGGATATCGAATCACCCAGCCAGGTGACGGCCGGGTTTGGACTGTACTACTTTGAAGACGCCCCGGACGGCGAGTCCTCGAACAGGTAGAGCCCGAAGCCCGCGGCGATATGATTGGCCGCTTCAACGTCCTGGTCATATTCCGAGAGCGTCTCGTACCCCTCCTTTTCCGCCCGCTCCAGCACCCTGACCAGGCTTTCCCGCAGCCCGGCCAGCCGGTGTGGCGGCAGCCGGTAAATCCAGTAAACCCGTTGGAACAGCCGGTCCTCGTCGCTCAGCGCCGGATCCATATTGCCCAGCACCGTATCGATCAACCGACTGAC includes the following:
- a CDS encoding DUF6502 family protein, whose translation is MSLQKTLKPQDVAALSSGVESLLRRLIRVLVGHMSLTKLEELVRLVFVEESERQLRREFPNKAPPMSQLALLTGLDSRPLGKIRSHPAYGQERGPEASFMRNFTSTTRLLDKWSTDPGYLDESTGRPLPITIQGQAPSIESLMKSAGFIRGVTARSVAERLELGGAATWDRKTGVLTLVTEKFLPSTNADLAGAVEVGFNAIGHLVDTVLTNLERLDEGQPRDYQRAYWSNRIAPHQVEAFQARITQMMTEFEDQGLALLGEYEMDIESPSQVTAGFGLYYFEDAPDGESSNR
- the pyrF gene encoding orotidine-5'-phosphate decarboxylase, which produces MIERPDIPDSDRLIFALDVPDIDRARELIDTLGDAVMFYKLGLEFFLSGHYFELAHTLKDNGKKVFADLKLFDIPATVAAAVRQLARHGVDFCTIHGNDRMLQAAAAEKGDMGILAVTALTSLDQGDLDDLGFDCDAEQLVLSRARRALALGCDGVVSSGLEVPKLREEVDHALLTVCPGIRPVLNDEESAHGDQQRVLTPGSAIAGGADYLVVGRPIRDAADPRAAALAIQAEIAATLAR
- a CDS encoding alpha/beta fold hydrolase codes for the protein MSQVATDTPAVAGSSAGRETRIELPWGRLAALRFGAPTGRRALCLHGWMDNAASFIPLAPYLCADDALDMVALDLAGHGRSAHRPETSRYYFADYLFDIDRVLDELGWDDCTVIGHSLGAALGSAFAAAAPERVNALVMLDGLGLVTEPAEKAAERLRNAMRATRKPREHRRRFATLEDAAAIRQANNPMSDTAALLLAERALAPADDGWRWRTDARAMWPSPVFMTEPQSDAILDAIECPVLTVHTPVVERWTSAELVASRLGRLKCGNDVRLQGGHHVHMDAPEPVASAINDFLKTLEPDHD
- the purD gene encoding phosphoribosylamine--glycine ligase, producing the protein MNVLVIGSGGREHALAWAAAKSPLVETVYVAPGNAGTATEPGVENVAIGVGDHDALVAFASDNDVGLTIVGPEDPLANGVVDRFNAAGLDCFGPSAAAAQLEGSKAYAKDFMTRHGIPTAAYGEFTDIDAAVAFIRERGAPIVVKADGLAAGKGVILADTEAEAEAAVRDMLAGNAFGDAGHRVVVEEFLEGEEASFIVMADGVNVLPLATSQDHKAAHEGDTGPNTGGMGAYSPAPVIDPAVAPDMYQRAMTDVILPTIRGMAADGAPFTGFLYAGLMISPAGEPKVLEFNVRFGDPETQPVLMRLRSDLVALCKAACAGQLDTVEAEWDPRPALGVVMAADGYPGSYPKGDTITGLDSDFGADVKVFHAGTALKDDAVVTSGGRVLCVTALGDSVGSAQQAAYTARQKIDWNGAWSRPDIGHRAIARENR
- the uvrD gene encoding DNA helicase II, translated to MDVSHLLDGLNEAQREAVTSTAPHNLVLAGAGSGKTRVLIHRLAWLIQVEHVSPLGILAVTFTNKAAGEMRERAQDLLEVSTRPLWIGTFHGIAHRLLRMHWREAGLPEQFQILDSEDQQRLIKRLMRDEGMDENQWPARQAQWFINQRKDEGQRPDAIETEGHPLTAGWTQIYQLYQDYCDRAGLVDFAELLLCAHELWLNNDELLAHYRNRLRHILVDEFQDTNTIQYAWIRMLAGSSGQTFVVGDDDQSIYGWRGARVENVRAYTRDFPDVKTVRLEQNYRSTGNILSAANGLIAHNESRMGKNLWTDDEPGQPIRIYAAFNEQEEARFVVSQLRQWIDEGRRASDAAIVYRTSAQSRLFEEFLMRESVPYRVYGGLRFFERAEIKDALSYLRLVQNPNDDAALERVINTPNRGIGQKTVETLRMQSRETGLPLWQAAGLAIEQGVLSGRARTTVAAFMRLVTDMRERLGDWTMGNQVQGVIDMSDLASHYEKESREKMESRMENLRELVNAADAFVIPADDEEAGMTPLQSFLSRAALEAGETQGEEWDDCVQLMTLHSAKGLEFPLVFMAGMEDGLFPHQRSVTESGGKLEEERRLCYVGMTRAMEQLYMTYAEVRRMFGSENYSRPSRFLGEIPAEHLQEIRPRAQVSQPWVAAKPARAPIPGHDDGMPFKHGQRVHHRKFGEGTVITFEGSGEHARVQVNFNHAGTKWLVLAYANLDSL